Genomic DNA from Solanum dulcamara chromosome 4, daSolDulc1.2, whole genome shotgun sequence:
CCCCCGGAGTTTCATGgttcaaaggttgatgaggatcctcaagagttcattgatgaggtctacaagatagtgagtattatgggggtgactttggaagaaaaagcGGAGTTGGCGGTTTACCAACTCAAATGTGTTGCTCaactatggtacactcaatggaagtcgGAGAAGGTGGATGAAGGTCCCGTTGAATGGAAAGCTTTCAAACttactttccttgatcactttttccctcttgagttaagggaggctaaagtgttggagttcataaatcttcgacaaggcaatatggggatgagggactatgccctcaagtttactatgCTATCCcagtatgctccttcaatggttgCTGATCCACGTGCccaaatgagtaaattcatattgggggtgtccgacttggtATCTAAGGAATGTCGCACCACTATGCTTGTCAAGGAGATGAACATATCTCGGCTATTGACTTTTgccaaacaaattaaaggagaaaagctcaaacaaataaggatgagggattctaagagggcccgatatgaaggtgggttctctaatgctaggaccgttggtagtagtggacgctctcatcaaggccaaagctcgaggaagaagtttgctaaggatagggtgccataccctaaagctcaaggtgaAAGAGGTGTAAATACTAGTAACCCTTCTCCTCTAAAATGTGCAAAatgtggaaggaatcatggaggaaagtgcttgatcggaatgggtgcttgctatggGTGTGGAAAGATAGGCCATAAGCGATCCGAGTGCCCTCTTGTAGACAACAAGGTTGGATATGGTCGTCCTATatgaggccaagtgcaacaaggttcccaagctcaacctaagggtggccaacgcaacaaccgcttctatgctcttcatgctaggcaagaggttgatgagtctcccgatgtggtcacgggtatgttacgagtctttaactttgatgtatatgcattacttgatccgggtgccaacttgtcttttgttactccttacattgctatgagatttgatgtgtgtcccgaagtgttaatagaacctttctcgGTTTATACTTCCATTGGTGgttcggtattagccaagagagcttataccatgtgaccttgttgaactttataTGACTGATttcgacatcattcttggtatggattggttacatgccgcttatgtatctatatgttgtagagctcgtgtggttaagttttacttccttaatgagcctattcttgaatggaagggaaataattcagtggttaagggttgattcatctcatgtattaaggccaaggaaataatttccaaagggtgcatttatcatattatgtgagttagggacattgattccaaaactcctactcttgagtcggtccctatagttattGAGTTCTTTGATGTATTTTCTGATGATTTTCctggtattcctcccaaaatggatattgactttggcatagatctccttcccgatacccaacctatctctattcctccttatcgtatggctctggtagaacttaaggagttgaaagaaaaattaaaggatttgttggataagagttttatAAGACTAAGTATTTCACCTTGGAGTGCTCCCATGTTGttttttaggaagaaagatgggtcactccaaatgtgtatagactaccgacaattgaataaggtcaccataaagaacaaatatccaattccagggatagatgacttgtttgataaaCTACAAGGAGTTAGCTATTTTTCGAAGATTGACCTCtgttccggttatcatcaattgaggataagggagtgtgatattcccaagatggactttcggacaaggtatggtcattttgaatttgtagtaatgttaTTTGGGTTGAAAAATGCTCtagctatattcatggatttgatgaatcacattttcaagccatatttggatacgtttgtagtggtgtttattgatgacatcttgatttactctcaaaatgaggaagataTATGGGTTACCTGAGCATTGTGTTGCAAACGTTGAGGGAAAATAAACTATTCGCTAAGTTTAGTAAAcgcgaattttggctaagagaggttgcatttcttggccatgtggtgtccggtgatgggattaaagtagatccaaagaaaatggaggcagttaaagattggcctagaccattatcccTTTCAggcattagaagctttttgggcttagctggaTACTAcccaaggtttgttgaagggttctcatctatttcttcgcctttaactaagttgacacaaaagaaggcaaaatttcaatggtcggaagaatgtgagaaaagcttccaaatattgaaagatcgtcCTACGtcaactcctattttgacattgctcgaaggttcagatgggtttgttgtttattgtgatgcttcatgtgttggtttgggttgtgtcttgatgcaatatggtaaggttatagcctatgcctctaggcaacttaaagtatatgaaagaaactatccaacccatgatcttgaacttgcggcagttgcatttgcattgaaaatttagcgccactatctttatggggtgcatgttgatgtgtttaccgaccacaaaagcttgcaatatgtgtttagtcaaaaggacttaaaacttaggcaaaagaggtggcttgaactcctaaaagactatgacatgagtgtattttaccatccgggtaaggcaatgTTGTAgccaatgctcttagtcggttgtctatgggtagtgtcgcatatgttgaggaaggtaaaaggtaattggtcaaagaggtccatagattggcacatttaggtgtgcgtttggttgattccaatgctgtaggcgttcttatacataatgtttCGGAATTGTCTCTTGCGGCAGAAgtcaaggccaagcaagacaatgatccaactTTGGTCGAATTAAAAAAGTCGGTTGCCGAAAAGTCCATTGAGGATTTCTCCCTATGAGAAGATGGGTActatattaccaaggtcggttgtgtgttccaaatattgatggaatatgagagttgatattgaatgaggcccatagttctcggtatttaattcatccgggatccaccaagatgtatcgtgacttgagggaagtgtattggtggaatggcatgaagaaggacatagcggaattCGTGGCTaggtgtcctaattgccaataagtgaaagttgaacatcaaaggccgggaggtctagctcaagaaattaaaattcctacatggaagtgggaagatatgaatatggaatttgtcatgggtttgcctcgtactagaagacaacatgattttatttgggtcattgtggactgAATGACCAAATCGGTGCATTTTCTATCGGTCAAAacatcttatggtgccgaagactatgctaaattgtacattcgtgaacttgtgaaacttcatggtgttcctttgtcgattatattggatagaggtactcaatttagttcacatttttggaagtcatttcaaaacgGTCTTggactaaagtcaagctaagtaccgctttttatcctcaaaccgatgggcaagccgagagaacaattcaaaccttggaggataatttaagggcatgtgtgattaaCCTTAgagaaagttgggatgaccatttaccattgattgagttcgcttataataatagttatcactctagcatccaaatggctccttttgaagccttgtacgggagaagatgtaggtctccggtggggtggtttgaagttggtgagatgaaattgattggtccagatttggtaattgatgcaatggagaaattaaggctcataaaaataagattgaaaatggctcaaagtcgtcaaaagtcctatttggacactaggaggagagagcttgaatttgatgtggatgacatggtgtatttgaagatttcacctataaaaggggtaaagcggtttggtaagaaaggtaaGTTGAGCCCTATATATATAGAACCATATAAGATATTGAAGtgcattggcaaggtagcatatgagttatacttgccacttgagttggcttcggttcatttggtatttcatgtgtcgatgttgaggaagttagtgggtgatccaaattctattgtgccaatggagaacgtgagtattgaagagaatttgacttatgaggaggttccaattgagattttagaccgccAAGTGAAGAGGCTaggaaataaagatgttgcatctgtcaaagtattgtggaggaatcaacacgTAGAGAGTGCTACGAGGGAAGCAAAATcggatatgatgaagcgatatccctatctctttcctttcactcaagcctaaaggtactaagttgatcatgatcaaatcgattaaaatCCTATGCTTCAGtttcatatgtcattcatatgcatgcatgattcatgaaaatgatttctctcaaggactatgttttattttaagaacgATGTTTACACAttctatgtattttttttaaaagtgtcctcatgtccatattggatttctaaatcctttttccatgtctttttgatattagttgaatctcattccaggacgaatgttcccaagggggagatattgtaacacccctcaaaatgcccacaaaataccttaagaatgtgTTGGAAATAAGCCGCTtatgtaacacattatccttaatttttttgaaaaattaaagttcggaatatcgatcagggggtcaaaacccgctggaaaatggtcttggtggatttttagtacccgtagaatggaagaaagattttcgaAGAATCCACAAAAAAGTGTGGTCCACGACAGGAGCGCATCAGGGATAGTTTTGCAGCCGAGTGGTTCGCGACAGGACCGCGTTGCGGACCTGGAAAGGTTtcctggccgaatttagtttttttagggcattttagacttttcctaaattattagttaatgaacctagatatttttaggatctaattcaactctataaatttacctaaatttctaattctattcattcttctacaattcatctatcaaatatttctctctctacaaaaaggctctcaagggttttcattgaagacttcaagcaaattcactcaatttctccatcaaaattctcaagttcttccaaattaattagtgttctcactcaaggtatgtgaatATTGACttatggatcctttcatccatgaagcccaatcaattttacaaggttttttttatcaaattaaagtatggtattttatgggttttgtgatctctatttcaattgcatgaattttgattttaaatatgatcatgagtctattttgatataaattgatggttattgaatttaaattgaagagtttttccataaattctcctattttgatttttagggttcatgatgtaaattataggtattttaatttatacttctaaaggatattatctatagaATTATGTATgtgttgatataaagtttatgatcatgcatatttttaagttaatttcatgattttcaagtcaattgattatgcatccaTTTCagaccctaatttcaagttcaaactatggttatgaattttcaaagcatgaattatgactatgtgtttccattatgatcatgaattataagtatatctcaaattatggaattttatgcaagttatgaagtaaggtgagtaaggatcctatgtggtgacctaaggcctaacaatatgaattatgcaaatatgattgtaatgatgaaagggcaattctcacattacaagtatgttatgaaaatgagctactctatgattttaaacctatgatcatgactatgatatatgaaatcatgatcttatgttatgtatgtatttcatggaatttgacttagcaccgagtggacttgatatgggggccctaccaaaagccttagtagcagcctcatgccccataaactatgtgccaccgtaggttgtctttatggcctagctagtggatccacaaatagcacatgttcatgattaggagtctaccttagcaaagTAGCCTCATCCTTCTCGATgagggtatcatcggattccatgttatagctcgcatggtcttattgtcggttatggttcctatcccacatatgtatgatctcttaagtatgttatgattttgaatttatgtttttaaatgctttggtcaatatgattttctcatgactttacgtattccatcttatcatgtgttttacttgacctttgcattccatgatttaagttgcatgtcacgccctcatacttagtacattccaacgtactaatgtatactttttgcctacattatcttataatataggggttgaggttgaagatcctaatcgtccacatAACTAGTAAGTGTTCCTAttcgaaggtgttgtggtgagtcctcattgaccaaagactagtttcaagttacttactgCTTTCTTGTCAAAtgacttttgcttatgttgtgtattaagggtgagctaaggacatgtcttatcccccatccatactcatgtgtagaagCATCTAGCTGGACATATATTTGAG
This window encodes:
- the LOC129887455 gene encoding uncharacterized protein LOC129887455, with translation MAPRRPPFPRRENVNDAQAPPTPQDNGPLSDQVTNAEFRTAITMLSKVVTNQGIVASPNVPTPASRVRDFTRMNPPEFHGSKVDEDPQEFIDEVYKIVSIMGVTLEEKAELAVYQLKCVAQLWYTQWKSEKVDEGPVEWKAFKLTFLDHFFPLELREAKVLEFINLRQGNMGMRDYALKFTMLSQYAPSMVADPRAQMSKFILGVSDLVSKECRTTMLVKEMNISRLLTFAKQIKGEKLKQIRMRDSKRARYEGGFSNARTVGSSGRSHQGQSSRKKFAKDRVPYPKAQGERGVNTSNPSPLKCAKCGRNHGGKCLIGMGACYGCGKIGHKRSECPLVDNKVGYGRPI